In candidate division WOR-3 bacterium, a single genomic region encodes these proteins:
- a CDS encoding butyryl-CoA dehydrogenase has product MDFSFSEEHEMVRRLCRDWAREQVMPTIGERDAAAKFDPGVLSQMGELGILGISIPARYGGTGNDYIALGLACEELEHVDTSLRVVLSVHIGLNSLTLLSWGTEEQKQRWLAPQARGEKVCTYGLTEPAAGSDALGIQTTARRDGGEYVLTGEKMWISLADVADHFLVIAWTDIEKKKRRDHTGMSAFLLERGMKGLTSATIHGKLGVRAGNTGSLAFDEVRVPAANMLGGEGEGFRVAMFAIDQGRYTVAAGSTGLIRACLDASVEYAQTRTTFGKPIGEHQLVKAMIADMAGDYEASRLLWLKAGWLKNEGKRNTRETSLAKAYACACAEKAASNAVQVHGAYGFSSEYNVERFYRNSKGAQIYEGSREIHKLLQADYALGLRTDKPLRCSLPKPE; this is encoded by the coding sequence ATAGACTTCTCATTCAGTGAGGAACACGAAATGGTCCGAAGGCTCTGCCGCGACTGGGCGCGCGAGCAGGTGATGCCTACCATCGGCGAGCGCGACGCGGCCGCCAAGTTCGACCCGGGCGTGCTCAGCCAGATGGGAGAACTTGGGATTCTCGGCATTTCGATACCGGCCCGCTATGGAGGCACCGGCAACGACTACATCGCGCTCGGACTCGCCTGCGAGGAGCTTGAGCACGTGGACACCTCGCTGCGCGTCGTCCTGTCGGTTCACATCGGCCTCAACAGCCTCACGCTTCTGAGCTGGGGCACCGAAGAACAGAAGCAGCGCTGGCTGGCCCCGCAGGCACGTGGCGAAAAGGTCTGCACCTACGGCCTGACTGAGCCGGCGGCCGGCAGTGACGCACTTGGCATCCAGACCACGGCCCGCAGAGACGGCGGCGAATACGTCCTGACCGGCGAGAAGATGTGGATATCGCTCGCCGATGTCGCCGACCACTTCCTGGTCATCGCCTGGACCGACATCGAGAAGAAGAAGCGCCGCGACCACACCGGCATGTCCGCATTCCTGCTGGAACGAGGCATGAAAGGCCTGACTAGCGCCACCATCCACGGCAAGCTGGGCGTCCGGGCCGGCAATACGGGATCACTCGCGTTCGACGAGGTACGCGTGCCGGCCGCGAACATGCTGGGCGGCGAAGGTGAAGGGTTCCGCGTCGCCATGTTCGCCATCGACCAGGGCCGCTACACCGTCGCGGCCGGCTCGACCGGCCTCATCCGGGCCTGCCTCGATGCCTCCGTCGAATACGCGCAGACGCGCACGACCTTCGGCAAGCCCATCGGCGAGCATCAACTGGTCAAGGCGATGATTGCCGACATGGCGGGTGACTACGAGGCCAGCCGCCTGCTCTGGCTGAAAGCGGGATGGCTCAAGAACGAGGGCAAGCGCAACACGCGCGAGACCTCGCTGGCCAAGGCCTACGCCTGTGCCTGTGCCGAGAAGGCCGCGTCCAACGCCGTCCAGGTACATGGCGCCTACGGCTTTTCGAGCGAGTACAACGTCGAGCGCTTCTACCGCAATTCCAAGGGCGCACAGATCTATGAGGGTTCTCGCGAGATACACAAACTCCTGCAGGCTGACTACGCCCTCGGCCTGCGCACCGACAAGCCGCTCCGCTGCAGCCTGCCGAAGCCCGAATAG
- a CDS encoding adenylosuccinate lyase translates to MTTRYDTPEMAALWNEDAKFRSWLLVEKTVAAVQAEIGIIPKTAARAIQRASFKIKEIDEFERITNHDVIAFTRSVAKSAAAAGKYVHYGLTSYDVVDTALSLRCASALEILQTALGGLRIETARLALEHKHTPMMGRTHGVHAEPITFGLKCLSWFEETERNIGRLAAAASEMRHGKISGVVGAYTQLGPDVEARVLSRLNLKPEPVSTQVIPRDRHAAMLNTLALVATGMERIATEIRNLQRTEVGELGEPFAKGQRGSSAMPHKKNPIICERITSLARLIRAYAQVGLENICLWHERDLSNSANERVIIPESFTLTHYMIRKLTGVLSGLVVRPDRMLANLESSGQTFLSQGVMLELVRAGMDKDRAYKLVQELAFTCQTQGGSLPELCAANPEISKLLDRRARSRAFDLKRLLRNVDAVYRRVGLTRRSKTR, encoded by the coding sequence ATGACAACACGCTACGACACTCCGGAAATGGCCGCGCTCTGGAACGAAGACGCGAAGTTCCGTTCCTGGCTGCTGGTCGAGAAGACCGTGGCCGCAGTGCAGGCCGAGATTGGCATCATACCGAAGACGGCGGCCCGCGCCATCCAGCGCGCTTCTTTCAAGATAAAGGAGATTGACGAATTCGAGAGAATCACCAACCACGACGTCATCGCCTTCACCCGCAGTGTGGCGAAATCGGCCGCTGCTGCCGGCAAGTACGTCCACTACGGACTGACTTCCTACGACGTTGTCGACACCGCGCTCTCACTCCGCTGTGCCTCCGCCCTGGAGATACTGCAGACCGCGCTCGGGGGCCTGCGCATCGAAACCGCCCGCCTCGCACTCGAGCACAAGCACACGCCGATGATGGGCCGCACCCACGGCGTCCACGCCGAGCCGATCACGTTCGGGCTCAAGTGCCTCTCCTGGTTCGAAGAAACCGAGCGGAACATCGGGCGCCTGGCCGCCGCCGCCTCCGAGATGCGGCACGGCAAGATATCGGGCGTGGTAGGAGCCTACACCCAGCTGGGTCCCGACGTCGAAGCCCGGGTGCTGTCCAGGCTGAACCTCAAGCCCGAGCCGGTATCAACGCAGGTGATTCCGCGTGACCGTCACGCCGCGATGCTCAACACACTAGCTCTTGTCGCCACCGGCATGGAACGCATCGCCACGGAGATCCGCAACCTCCAGCGCACAGAGGTTGGTGAACTGGGGGAGCCCTTCGCCAAAGGGCAGCGCGGTTCGTCGGCCATGCCCCACAAGAAGAACCCGATAATCTGCGAGCGCATCACCAGCCTCGCCCGACTGATCCGCGCCTACGCGCAGGTCGGATTGGAGAACATCTGCCTCTGGCACGAGCGCGACCTCTCCAACTCAGCCAACGAGCGCGTGATCATTCCCGAGTCTTTCACGCTCACCCACTACATGATCCGCAAGCTGACCGGTGTGCTGTCGGGATTGGTGGTGCGACCTGACCGCATGCTCGCGAACCTCGAGTCCTCGGGGCAGACGTTCTTGTCGCAGGGGGTGATGCTCGAACTCGTCCGGGCCGGGATGGACAAGGACCGGGCGTACAAGCTTGTGCAGGAACTTGCTTTCACCTGCCAGACCCAAGGCGGCTCGCTGCCGGAGTTGTGTGCGGCGAATCCCGAGATATCGAAACTCCTAGATCGCCGCGCCAGGAGCCGGGCGTTCGACCTGAAACGACTGCTGCGCAACGTCGATGCGGTCTACCGCCGGGTCGGCCTGACGCGACGGAGCAAGACCAGGTAG